One window from the genome of Cricetulus griseus strain 17A/GY chromosome 2, alternate assembly CriGri-PICRH-1.0, whole genome shotgun sequence encodes:
- the Grp gene encoding gastrin-releasing peptide isoform X2 → MRGFELPLLLLALVLCQAPRGPAAPVSAGTSGGTVLAKMYPRGSHWAVGHLMGKKSTDEFRSLGVSEGDGLKEQLREYIRWEEAASNLLGVLEALGNRSHQPPQHQPTWDSEDGSYSSDVQHAKLVDSLLQVLKGKEGTYS, encoded by the exons ATGCGAGGCTTCGAGCTCCCACTCTTGCTGTTGGCACTGGTCCTCTGCCAGGCGCCCCGGGGACCAGCAGCCCCAGTGTCGGCAGGCACAAGTGGAGGGACTGTCCTGGCCAAGATGTACCCGCGCGGCAGCCACTGGGCTGTGG GACACCTAATGGGGAAAAAGAGCACGGATGAGTTCCGGTCCCTGGGCGTGTCTGAGGGAGATGGCCTGAAGGAGCAGCTGAGGGAGTACATCCGATGGGAAGAAGCTGCAAGCAATTTGCTGGGCGTCCTAGAAGCCTTGGGGAACAGAAGCCATCAGCCACCTCAGCACCAGCCTACTTGGGATTCTGAGGATGGCAGCTACTCTAGTGATGTTCAACATGCGAAG ttggtagACTCTCTGCTCCAGGTTCTcaaggggaaggaaggaacctACAGCTGA
- the Grp gene encoding gastrin-releasing peptide isoform X3, which yields MRGFELPLLLLALVLCQAPRGPAAPVSAGTSGGTVLAKMYPRGSHWAVGHLMGKKSTDEFRSLGVSEGDGLKEQLREYIRWEEAASNLLGVLEALGNRSHQPPQHQPTWDSEDGSYSSDLVDSLLQVLKGKEGTYS from the exons ATGCGAGGCTTCGAGCTCCCACTCTTGCTGTTGGCACTGGTCCTCTGCCAGGCGCCCCGGGGACCAGCAGCCCCAGTGTCGGCAGGCACAAGTGGAGGGACTGTCCTGGCCAAGATGTACCCGCGCGGCAGCCACTGGGCTGTGG GACACCTAATGGGGAAAAAGAGCACGGATGAGTTCCGGTCCCTGGGCGTGTCTGAGGGAGATGGCCTGAAGGAGCAGCTGAGGGAGTACATCCGATGGGAAGAAGCTGCAAGCAATTTGCTGGGCGTCCTAGAAGCCTTGGGGAACAGAAGCCATCAGCCACCTCAGCACCAGCCTACTTGGGATTCTGAGGATGGCAGCTACTCTAGTGAT ttggtagACTCTCTGCTCCAGGTTCTcaaggggaaggaaggaacctACAGCTGA